CCGGGAAAGCCAACAGGTCAATCCCACCACACTTCCCGCCACTCCACTGACTTCCACCTAAGCGGGTAACTGGATCTTCAAAATAAAGACGTCATCCCATGATGCTCCGCGCCGCATTACCTCAGCCCGTCATGCCCCGCGATAGTTAGAATCTTCTGGGGCGTTGTCATGGATACCGAGCGGACATGCAAATTCTAAAACGCCCATACGTAATGGCCAGCCAATGGGAAGAAGCCGAAATGACCTCATTGCTATTTCGGGTCTATTACCAGTTGCAGATAAGCTTGGGACTCACGCTGCAAGTGCTCAGAGCTGAGTGTGAAACAAGCTGGAGGAACTTGGTAGTTTGCACACTTTTCTTTTGGTTTGGTAGCTTTCTTACTGAAAACTGTTATAGCAGGAGAATTTAGTGGGAAAAGAAATCAACTTTCTCAAAGTacctttttatttttgaatttgtgAGCTAAACAGGTAGCCCTGTAGCCTTATCCGAACTCTTCAAGAACTCTGCTACATCTATTTTAAAACACTTTTGTATCAAAGAGTTTTCTTCCATCGGTATTCTATGTCTACGAAGATGGAACAGCCATTCTACCATGACGATGCACTCAACGCAGCTTTTGCACAGCCTGAAAATAGTGGTTATGGATACAGTGCGAAATTGTTGAAACAAAATATGACTTTGAACCTGTCTGATCCAGCGAGCAACTTGAAGCcccatctgaggaacaagaatAGTGAAGGTATCTTAACGTCTCCGGACGTGGGACTTCTCAAACTCGCATCACCTGAACTTGAACGTCTTATAATTCAGTCCAGCAATGGGCTGATCACCACCACCCCAACACCGACCCAGTTCCTGTGCCCCAGAAATGTCACGGACGAACAGGAGGGTTTTGCTGAAGGCTTTGTCAAAGCTCTTGAAGAACTTCATAAACAGAATATCCTGCCCAACGTGACATGTTCAACTCCATCTGTAAATACGGCGATCGCGGTGTCTGCCTCTCTGCCCAGTGCAAGTACTGTTTACAATTCAACTTTGCACCAAGAGCCGCCGGTCTACGCTAATCTCAACAATTTTAACCCTAACTCGATCACCGCGCAGCCTAACTACAACGCCACTAATATGAACTATGCAGCACCCCAGCATCATCCGATGAACCACCAAATGCCTGTGCAGCATCCTAGACTCCAGGCGTTGAAGGAAGAACCTCAGACGGTGCCCGAGATGCCCGGGGAGACCCCGCCGTTGTCTCCTATTGACATGGAATCTCAGGAACGAATCAAGGCTGAGAGGAAGCGAATGAGAAACCGCATCGCCGCCTCAAAGTGCCGGAAAAGGAAACTGGAGAGAATTGCCAGGCTGGAAGATAAAGTGAAAACCTTAAAGGCGCAGAACTCTGAACTGGCGTCCACGGCAAACCTGCTGCGGGAACAGGTTGCCCAGCTGAAGCAGAAAGTTATGAATCACGTAAACAGTGGCTGCCAACTCATGCTAACGCAGCAGCTGCAAACATTTTGATTCAAGAGCTTTAGTGGAGAACTATTGGTGAACAAATGCAACGAAGAGGACTGAATTAAATAGATCAAGACAGAAAAGTCCTGATTGCGCCCTGAGCGCGCATGTACGGAGGAAAACGTGGGAGGACTGTGCttgatgtaaaaaaaaagtctgactgAAATGCTGTTTTGCGGCAAAAAAAACTAAATATCGAGTCATTGTTTTACTATGACCAAGTCTTGCATGGACCGAAGCAGTTCAAGATCATCCAGTATTACAGAATTAAAAACTGCGATAGAGTAGATCGCTTCTGATGTAGTATAACGTGGGGGagggcgtgggggggggggggagtaaagGGAGGTTAAAGCTTTTGAGGTCGTTTTgccttgaaaaatgtacagactaTGTTTGTTTCATGAAAGATGATTTCTGTCAACAAAACATAACCGCTTCAAGCGATAGTCTTTGTAAGTTATTTTTATGTTGCTTATTGGGGCAAAACCCAATTTATTCTTGTAAATAAGAGATTTGGAGGACTCTAAGTTTACCATttgtaataaaatatataattttttaTGTTCGTTTCTGAGAACTTCTGGAAAAAGTTCAATTATATTTAAGAATGTATGAATAAAGTATTTGAAAAGTCACGTATATTTTGTACTCTATTTTCTTGGCATATAATGTTCACAGTAATAATCTGAATAGTGAAAGTACGTCTAGTGTCAAGGATGTGCAGAACTGTCCTTGGTGGTCAAGTTTCTTTTTCTAGCAAACTTGATACAGGCGAAATTCACGTGTTCACTCTGAACTTGCTATGCAGAATATTCAGAATGAAAACATTCTTCTAAAGTTCACAATACAATTCGAAAATAGCATTGGGCGTTTCAGTTTCACCTTTTGTTTTTCAAAGGGTC
The Chiloscyllium plagiosum isolate BGI_BamShark_2017 chromosome 11, ASM401019v2, whole genome shotgun sequence DNA segment above includes these coding regions:
- the jun gene encoding transcription factor AP-1, with amino-acid sequence MSTKMEQPFYHDDALNAAFAQPENSGYGYSAKLLKQNMTLNLSDPASNLKPHLRNKNSEGILTSPDVGLLKLASPELERLIIQSSNGLITTTPTPTQFLCPRNVTDEQEGFAEGFVKALEELHKQNILPNVTCSTPSVNTAIAVSASLPSASTVYNSTLHQEPPVYANLNNFNPNSITAQPNYNATNMNYAAPQHHPMNHQMPVQHPRLQALKEEPQTVPEMPGETPPLSPIDMESQERIKAERKRMRNRIAASKCRKRKLERIARLEDKVKTLKAQNSELASTANLLREQVAQLKQKVMNHVNSGCQLMLTQQLQTF